The DNA window CCACACCGGCCCGCCGAGTTGCTGCGCCGCATGCACGGCCTCATCCACCGTGTACGCGGGCGCGCCGCGTGGCACGGACACCCCGCATTCGCGCAAGATCTGTTTGCCCTGGTATTCGTGAATCTTCATGTTCGGAGGCCTCTGGCAGGTTAGGGTGGAGTTGAACAGGCGCTTCAGGTGGATTGGAATGCGTGTCGTCAGCCGGATCGCGAAGCACCGCCGGCGCTCACGCTGCTGTCGGAATTGTGCGCCGCAGGCCTGGCCCAGCGGGGGTAATAGCGCAGCACGGCGGGGCCGTCCAGGCGGAGCGCGTGACAGCGGTCGAGTTGGAAGGGCTGCTTGCCCTCGCTGGCTTCCGGGCGCACCACTTCGCCGGCAAACGCCTGGATGGCGGCCGTGGGCAGGACGCGGGTGAGTTCGGTGATGTGGGTGCAGCCCAGAGCCCCGTGCAAGCGTTGCCTGACCGCAGGCGAGAAGCCATGCATCAGGTTCAGGCCGATGAGACTGCGGTAGGCGTCGCCATAGTCTTCGCAGTAGCCGGGATAGGGCGCGGCCAAGGTATGCGCGTCGGCGTCGACGATGTGAAACGCGATGTCGATGGTCAAGGTCAGCCGCATGTGGTGAATGGGCTGCCCGGCGCGGCGCAGGCCGGCAGTCAGCTCGAAATCGCGCGTTTTGGTGTCGATCAACTCGGCCTCGATGTCCCACAGACCATCGTCACGGGCATAAACCTGCAGGCTGATGGACCGCGTTTGCACCAGGCGGCGGGAGGTCGAGCGTGCGACATGCGCGAGGCCCTCAGCGGGAGCTGACGTGGCTAGAGGCGGCGCTTTGTTCTGGTTTTCGGTCGGTGACACGGGAATTGATGCAGCGCAAAAATTTAAGTTTAGCAGTGCATACGGCGGGGATGCCGCCCATTCAATCGGCAGCGTCGGGCGGTGGAGTGTCGTCAGGATG is part of the Thiomonas sp. X19 genome and encodes:
- a CDS encoding DUF2889 domain-containing protein; this translates as MVQTRSISLQVYARDDGLWDIEAELIDTKTRDFELTAGLRRAGQPIHHMRLTLTIDIAFHIVDADAHTLAAPYPGYCEDYGDAYRSLIGLNLMHGFSPAVRQRLHGALGCTHITELTRVLPTAAIQAFAGEVVRPEASEGKQPFQLDRCHALRLDGPAVLRYYPRWARPAAHNSDSSVSAGGASRSG